The bacterium DNA segment ACCTTTTGCCTTGCGTCTTCTCCCACGAGGCCTGAGTTTATTGAATGCAGTATAAAAAAGATAGGAAAGGTTACAAGCGCGATACATGAACTTAAGGAAGGTGATATTGCGGGCCTCCGGGGGCCCTATGGAAATAGTTTCCCGCTTGAACTGATTAAAGAAAAAAACCTTTTGTTTATCGGCGGCGGGATTGGACTGGCGCCGCTTCGTTCTTTGATTGATTATTGCATAGATAACCGAAATAATTATAAAAATATGGATATAATCTACGGGGCAAGGACCCCGCAGGATTTAGTTTATACAAGACTCTATGAAGAGTGGAAAAAGCAACGAAATGTTAACCTGCATATTACTGTCGACAGGATAGTCGGAGATTGGGCGGGAAATGTGGATTTTGTGCCCGCTTATTTAAAGGAGCTTAAACCTTCCGCGGAAAATGCCGTGGCAATTACCTGCGGCCCGCCGATTATGATCAAATTTGTGGTTGAAGCGCTGGCCGGGCTTGGTTTCCAGGATGACAGGATTATCAGTTCACTGGAAATGAAGATGAAATGCGGTGCGGGCAAATGCGGAAGGTGCAACATTGGCAAAACCTATGTCTGCAAAGACGGCCCGATTTTTAGTTACGGCGAAATAAAAAA contains these protein-coding regions:
- a CDS encoding FAD/NAD(P)-binding protein, yielding MIIKNIIQETFDIKTFQLVFKDKAEGRDFKFLPGQFCEFSVFGAGEATFCLASSPTRPEFIECSIKKIGKVTSAIHELKEGDIAGLRGPYGNSFPLELIKEKNLLFIGGGIGLAPLRSLIDYCIDNRNNYKNMDIIYGARTPQDLVYTRLYEEWKKQRNVNLHITVDRIVGDWAGNVDFVPAYLKELKPSAENAVAITCGPPIMIKFVVEALAGLGFQDDRIISSLEMKMKCGAGKCGRCNIGKTYVCKDGPIFSYGEIKNMMKEF